From a region of the Candidatus Blochmanniella camponoti genome:
- the rmuC gene encoding DNA recombination protein RmuC: MPITLFYLYNIISIFAGFLISGIFFKIIRKRYIKKYNNAYASHENALCVTTQNLKNESALRYNIEQKLQKKSQVIYELHGKLSTAEERLKLLNHYHQKCEKLNNELHVQLNLNHSQELKIQELNIRLEEYKLATEEKHKLFINSENRLTMQFENLANRIFEQNGNKIDQQNRITLERTLYPLKEQLEGFRSQIQNNFSKEEQSRHTLTYEIRNLHQLNAKITQETINLTQALKGNNKTQGSWGEIILTRALEASGMREGHEFHVQVSIKQTDGNRLQPDVIIHLPHGKDVIIDSKVSLVAYERYFNSDSEEDQRLAVIDHVHSLRAHIKSLSKKDYQKLFGLNTLDYILMFVPIESAFMLAIKKEASLLTDAMRCNIMLISPTTLLIALRTINNLWRYEYQNCHAKKIADKAGRLYDKLRLFMDDLNKIGLYLNKAEVVYSAAKNKFSEGKGNIISQAESFRALGVQIKQPIVTNVIPPHSIFLCDTKNNSSDVSNFEDNITENICHKSLSNS, encoded by the coding sequence ATGCCAATTACCTTATTTTATTTGTATAACATAATTAGCATATTTGCAGGTTTCTTAATATCTGGAATATTTTTTAAGATTATAAGAAAACGATATATTAAAAAATATAATAATGCTTATGCATCTCATGAGAATGCTTTATGTGTAACTACACAAAATTTAAAAAATGAGTCTGCCTTACGTTATAATATTGAACAGAAATTGCAAAAAAAATCACAAGTGATCTATGAACTACATGGTAAATTATCCACTGCTGAAGAGCGTTTAAAATTATTAAATCATTATCATCAAAAATGTGAAAAACTAAATAATGAATTACATGTGCAATTAAATTTAAATCATTCTCAAGAATTAAAAATACAAGAATTAAATATTCGTTTAGAAGAATATAAATTAGCAACAGAAGAAAAACATAAGTTGTTCATCAATAGTGAAAACCGATTAACTATGCAATTTGAAAATTTGGCAAATCGCATTTTTGAACAAAACGGAAATAAGATAGATCAACAAAATCGAATAACTCTTGAGAGAACGTTATATCCATTAAAAGAACAGTTAGAAGGATTTAGAAGTCAAATCCAAAACAATTTCTCAAAAGAAGAACAATCCAGACATACCCTGACATATGAAATTCGTAATTTACATCAATTGAATGCAAAAATCACTCAAGAAACTATTAATCTAACACAAGCACTAAAAGGAAACAATAAAACACAAGGTAGCTGGGGAGAAATAATTTTAACTCGTGCATTAGAAGCTTCTGGTATGCGTGAAGGTCATGAATTTCATGTACAAGTCAGCATAAAACAAACTGATGGAAATAGATTGCAACCTGATGTAATTATACATTTACCCCATGGTAAAGATGTAATAATTGATTCTAAAGTATCTCTGGTGGCTTATGAACGTTATTTCAATAGCGATAGCGAAGAAGATCAACGGTTAGCTGTCATTGACCACGTACATTCATTGCGTGCTCATATAAAATCATTAAGCAAAAAAGATTATCAAAAATTATTTGGATTAAACACATTAGATTATATTTTAATGTTTGTCCCTATTGAATCAGCTTTTATGTTAGCTATCAAAAAAGAAGCATCATTATTAACAGATGCTATGCGGTGTAATATTATGTTAATTAGCCCTACAACACTGTTAATAGCTTTGCGCACTATTAATAACTTATGGCGTTATGAATATCAAAATTGCCATGCTAAAAAAATTGCTGATAAAGCAGGAAGATTGTATGACAAACTACGGCTGTTTATGGATGACTTGAATAAAATTGGCCTTTATCTGAATAAGGCAGAAGTTGTTTATAGTGCAGCAAAGAATAAATTTTCTGAAGGAAAAGGTAATATTATAAGTCAAGCGGAAAGTTTTCGAGCACTTGGAGTGCAAATAAAACAACCAATTGTTACTAATGTGATTCCACCGCATTCTATATTTTTATGTGATACAAAAAACAATTCTTCCGATGTATCTAATTTTGAAGATAATATCACTGAAAATATATGTCATAAATCTTTATCAAATTCTTGA
- the metE gene encoding 5-methyltetrahydropteroyltriglutamate--homocysteine S-methyltransferase, translating into MTIVGHILGFPRIGLHRELKYALEYYWDGKIKEDKLLEIGRTLRIRHWKQQKDSGIDWTTVGDFAWYDHVLTTSLMLNNIPDRHRIGQENINLNTLFRISRGYSLNKKLIPPSEMKKWFNTNYHYIVPEFVPTQEFKLNWTQLFDEIDEALSLKYTVKPILLGPISYLWLGKVKGKKFDRLSLLPNLLSVYQEILDILLSKNIDWIQIDEPILVLELPLQWLNAYLSAYEQLHGKVKLLLTTYFDSIYHQLDIITQLKIDGLHVDLVSNPDNIPLLHARLPKHWILSAGVVNGRNVWKTNLHDWFKKLYPLVDERRLWIGSSCSLLHSPIDLNTEIKLDKHIKEWFAFALQKCYEIKMLCAALNAKNTSGATYEDTLSEYYVSNNLRSYSSTIHNIQVKKRLEHINEIAYSRSSPYTKRVTLQHKKLNLPLFPTTTIGSFPQTEEIRKLRSRFKNNQINKEDYHLGIKSYIKKVIMEQEKLDLDILVHGEPERNDMVEYFGENLNGFIFTQNGWVQSYGSRCVKPPVIIGDISRSKPITIEWISYAQSLTNKPIKGILTGPVTIMSWSFPREDIQRKTIALQLALSIRDEVIDLEKSGIGIIQIDEPALREGLPLKCSDQKQYLEWAINVFRITVSSVKDDTQIHTHMCYSEFSDIIYAILALDADVISIEAARSDEKILESIRHVIKDLNEIGPGIYDIHSPNEPTQNDLISRINQLLKYIPKQRLWINPDCGLKTRSWPEIKHSLNNMVSAAKLLRKQFYSS; encoded by the coding sequence ATGACAATTGTCGGTCATATATTAGGATTTCCTCGTATTGGATTACATAGAGAACTAAAGTATGCCCTAGAATATTATTGGGATGGAAAAATCAAAGAAGATAAATTATTAGAAATAGGTCGTACATTGCGCATACGTCATTGGAAACAACAGAAAGATTCCGGTATCGACTGGACCACAGTAGGTGATTTCGCGTGGTATGATCATGTTTTAACTACTAGCTTGATGCTCAATAATATTCCAGATAGGCATCGTATTGGTCAAGAAAATATTAATTTAAATACATTGTTTAGAATAAGCCGAGGGTATTCTTTAAACAAAAAACTGATACCACCTTCGGAAATGAAAAAATGGTTTAATACAAATTATCACTATATAGTACCCGAATTTGTTCCCACTCAGGAATTTAAGCTAAATTGGACTCAATTATTTGACGAAATAGATGAAGCTTTGTCTCTAAAATATACAGTAAAACCAATACTACTTGGTCCAATTAGTTATCTTTGGTTAGGAAAAGTAAAAGGAAAAAAATTTGATCGTTTGTCATTATTACCTAATTTATTATCGGTATATCAAGAAATATTAGATATTTTATTATCAAAAAATATTGATTGGATACAAATTGATGAGCCTATACTAGTTTTGGAGCTACCATTGCAATGGCTAAATGCATATTTAAGCGCGTATGAACAACTTCATGGAAAAGTTAAATTACTATTAACTACTTACTTCGACAGCATATATCATCAATTGGATATTATTACGCAATTAAAAATAGATGGTCTACATGTGGATCTGGTTTCCAATCCTGATAATATACCTTTGCTGCATGCACGACTACCAAAACATTGGATATTATCGGCAGGAGTAGTTAACGGACGTAATGTATGGAAAACTAATTTACATGATTGGTTTAAAAAACTATACCCTTTAGTAGACGAGCGCAGACTATGGATAGGTTCTTCTTGTTCCTTATTACACAGTCCTATTGATCTAAATACGGAGATAAAATTAGATAAACACATTAAAGAATGGTTTGCTTTTGCGCTGCAAAAATGTTACGAAATAAAAATGTTATGCGCTGCGTTGAATGCTAAAAATACAAGTGGCGCGACATATGAAGATACACTTAGTGAATATTATGTTTCTAATAACTTACGATCGTATTCTAGTACAATTCATAATATACAAGTTAAGAAACGTCTCGAACATATCAATGAAATTGCCTATTCTAGATCTTCTCCGTACACAAAAAGAGTTACATTACAGCATAAGAAACTGAATTTACCATTATTTCCAACAACTACTATCGGTTCATTTCCTCAAACTGAAGAAATTCGTAAACTTCGTTCGCGCTTCAAAAATAACCAAATCAACAAAGAAGATTATCATCTTGGTATTAAGAGTTACATTAAAAAAGTTATTATGGAACAAGAAAAATTAGATTTAGATATTTTAGTGCATGGAGAACCAGAAAGAAATGACATGGTAGAATATTTTGGAGAGAATTTAAATGGATTTATATTTACCCAAAATGGGTGGGTACAAAGTTATGGTTCACGTTGTGTAAAACCTCCAGTAATTATCGGGGATATTAGTCGTTCAAAACCCATTACTATAGAATGGATAAGTTATGCTCAGTCATTAACTAATAAACCGATAAAAGGTATATTAACTGGACCTGTCACCATAATGTCTTGGTCGTTCCCACGCGAGGATATACAACGAAAAACAATAGCATTGCAATTAGCATTGTCGATACGTGATGAAGTAATAGACTTGGAAAAATCTGGCATTGGAATCATACAAATTGATGAGCCAGCTTTGCGAGAAGGATTGCCTTTAAAATGTTCTGATCAAAAACAATATTTAGAATGGGCAATTAATGTCTTTAGGATCACTGTATCATCAGTGAAAGATGATACTCAGATTCATACTCATATGTGTTATTCTGAATTTAGTGATATCATTTATGCTATTCTAGCATTAGATGCGGATGTTATCAGTATAGAAGCAGCTAGGTCAGATGAAAAAATATTAGAATCTATACGACATGTAATAAAGGATTTAAATGAAATTGGCCCAGGAATATACGATATTCATTCTCCAAATGAACCAACCCAAAATGATCTTATCAGCAGAATTAATCAATTGTTAAAATATATCCCAAAACAACGTTTATGGATTAATCCTGATTGTGGATTAAAAACAAGATCATGGCCTGAAATTAAACATTCATTGAATAATATGGTATCTGCAGCTAAATTATTGCGTAAACAATTTTATTCATCGTAA
- the ubiE gene encoding bifunctional demethylmenaquinone methyltransferase/2-methoxy-6-polyprenyl-1,4-benzoquinol methylase UbiE, translated as MNMKNKSEKEMTHFGFQNVYKDKKTSLVSNIFHTVASQYDLMNDLMSFGIHRMWKRFMIYRSEVYAGCTVLDLAGGTGDLSIQFSRLVGNTGIVVLADINDSMLHIGQKKLRNLGILNNVIYIQADAEALPFSENTFDCVAVSFGLRNFTNKEQALFSIHRVLKPRGKLLILDFGVPTFKVLHKIYDLYSFYILPKIGECITQDINSYRYLVESIRMHPDQETLKNMIIRTGFNNVEYFNMTFGIAVLHCAYKC; from the coding sequence ATGAATATGAAAAATAAATCTGAAAAAGAAATGACTCACTTTGGTTTTCAAAATGTTTACAAAGATAAGAAAACATCATTAGTGTCTAATATATTCCATACTGTAGCATCACAGTATGATTTAATGAATGATTTAATGTCATTTGGGATACATAGAATGTGGAAACGATTTATGATTTATCGCAGCGAAGTATACGCCGGATGTACTGTACTGGATTTAGCCGGAGGTACTGGAGATTTAAGTATTCAATTTTCCCGGTTAGTAGGTAATACAGGGATTGTAGTACTAGCAGATATCAATGATTCCATGCTACATATAGGACAAAAAAAATTACGCAATTTAGGTATATTAAATAATGTAATATATATACAAGCTGACGCTGAAGCTTTACCTTTTTCTGAAAATACTTTTGATTGCGTTGCTGTTTCTTTTGGATTACGCAATTTTACAAATAAAGAACAAGCATTATTTTCAATACATAGAGTATTAAAACCTAGAGGAAAATTATTAATTTTGGATTTCGGGGTGCCTACTTTTAAAGTATTGCATAAAATATATGATTTATATTCATTTTATATTTTACCTAAAATAGGTGAATGTATAACTCAAGATATTAATAGTTATCGTTATCTTGTAGAATCTATTCGTATGCATCCAGATCAAGAAACTTTAAAAAACATGATAATACGAACAGGATTCAACAATGTTGAATATTTCAATATGACTTTTGGGATTGCTGTATTGCATTGCGCTTATAAATGTTAA
- the rpoH gene encoding RNA polymerase sigma factor RpoH has translation MPKYIQKNVTLIPQGNLEAYIRVANAYTMLTAEEEKTLAKRLYYNGDLDAAKKLIVSHLRFVVHVSRNYSGYGLPQADLIQEGNIGLMKAVRRFNPELDVRLVSFAVHWIKSEIHEYVLKNWRIVKIATTKAQRKLFFNLRKTKQRLGWFNAGEIEIVAKALNVTSKDVREMESRMSAQDMTFEQSADEDNRGISIAPILYLQDKIVSSNEEEEWIDQVSDKLNAAIKTLDKRSQHIIRARWLNVDNKSTLQELANQYGVSAERVRQLEKNAMKKMKLIIQN, from the coding sequence ATGCCTAAATATATACAAAAAAATGTAACTTTAATTCCTCAAGGGAATTTAGAAGCTTATATAAGAGTAGCCAATGCTTATACTATGTTAACAGCAGAAGAAGAAAAAACGTTAGCTAAACGCTTATATTATAATGGTGATTTAGATGCTGCAAAAAAACTCATTGTATCACATCTAAGATTTGTTGTTCATGTTTCTCGTAATTATTCTGGTTATGGATTACCTCAGGCCGATTTAATACAAGAAGGTAATATTGGTTTAATGAAAGCTGTTCGTCGATTTAATCCAGAATTAGATGTTCGTTTAGTATCATTTGCTGTACACTGGATTAAATCCGAAATTCATGAATATGTTTTAAAAAATTGGCGTATTGTAAAAATAGCCACTACTAAAGCACAGCGTAAATTATTTTTTAATCTACGTAAAACTAAACAACGTTTAGGTTGGTTTAATGCAGGAGAAATAGAAATAGTCGCAAAAGCGTTAAATGTGACTAGCAAAGACGTGCGCGAAATGGAATCCCGAATGTCAGCGCAAGATATGACTTTTGAACAATCTGCAGATGAAGATAATCGAGGAATATCAATAGCACCTATTTTATATTTACAAGACAAAATTGTTTCCTCTAATGAAGAAGAGGAATGGATTGATCAAGTTAGTGATAAATTAAATGCAGCTATAAAGACTTTAGATAAACGCAGTCAACATATTATTCGTGCCCGATGGTTAAATGTAGATAATAAAAGTACATTACAAGAATTAGCTAATCAATACGGTGTGTCTGCTGAACGAGTACGTCAATTAGAAAAAAATGCCATGAAAAAAATGAAACTAATTATACAAAATTAA
- the udp gene encoding uridine phosphorylase translates to MTITHAFHLGLKIGDLQGATLAILPGDPNRVKKIASLMDGAEYIFSNREFTTWSAKINEETIIVCSTGIGGPSTSIVVEELSQLGIRTFLRVGTAGAIQKYIKTGDVLIVTAAVRCDGASQHFAPLEFPAVADLSCTMALIQAAKNIGIKSHFGVTVSSDTFYPGQERQDTYSGRVIQKLRGSMEEWKKLGVMSYEMESATLLTMCLTQGLRAGVVTGVVVNRTQKEIPNVTLIHHTEYMAIKVAIEGAFILLNKSNTLYPYAE, encoded by the coding sequence ATGACTATAACTCATGCATTTCATTTAGGTTTAAAGATCGGGGACCTTCAAGGAGCAACTTTAGCTATTCTTCCAGGAGATCCTAATAGAGTTAAAAAAATAGCTTCTCTGATGGATGGGGCAGAATACATTTTTAGTAATCGAGAATTTACAACTTGGTCCGCAAAAATCAATGAAGAGACAATAATTGTTTGTTCTACCGGTATAGGCGGTCCATCTACTTCTATTGTGGTAGAAGAATTATCTCAATTAGGCATACGTACATTCTTACGTGTAGGCACCGCAGGAGCTATCCAAAAATATATAAAAACAGGCGATGTGTTGATTGTCACTGCTGCTGTTCGCTGTGATGGAGCAAGTCAACACTTTGCTCCATTAGAATTTCCAGCGGTAGCAGATTTGTCATGTACTATGGCTTTAATTCAAGCAGCTAAGAACATTGGCATTAAATCACATTTTGGTGTAACCGTATCTTCAGATACATTTTATCCTGGACAAGAAAGACAGGATACATATTCTGGGCGAGTTATTCAAAAATTGCGTGGCTCCATGGAAGAATGGAAAAAACTGGGAGTTATGAGTTATGAAATGGAATCTGCAACACTACTAACTATGTGTTTAACTCAAGGATTACGAGCAGGAGTTGTTACAGGTGTTGTTGTAAATCGCACACAAAAAGAAATTCCAAACGTTACTTTAATACATCATACTGAATATATGGCAATAAAAGTTGCAATAGAAGGCGCTTTTATTCTTCTGAATAAAAGCAATACTTTATACCCTTATGCGGAATAA